A genomic segment from Abyssibacter profundi encodes:
- the secB gene encoding protein-export chaperone SecB — protein MAEEQAGAKQVVMQKVFIHDASLEVPKAPQIFTRKWEPKVDLSINTAVQRVEGETYQVTLTVTVTTTVGEEAEVAYICEIQQAGIFVLQGITDDAERRAVLGAYCPNVLFPFTREAVNDFVQRGGFPQMLLQPVNFDAVYQQHLAQQADGDGDGIRH, from the coding sequence GTGGCTGAAGAGCAAGCAGGCGCCAAGCAGGTCGTCATGCAGAAGGTGTTCATTCACGACGCGTCGCTGGAGGTCCCGAAGGCCCCGCAGATTTTTACGCGCAAGTGGGAGCCCAAGGTGGACTTGTCCATTAATACGGCCGTCCAGCGTGTCGAGGGCGAGACCTACCAGGTCACCCTCACCGTGACCGTGACCACCACGGTGGGTGAGGAGGCCGAGGTCGCCTACATCTGCGAGATTCAGCAGGCGGGCATTTTTGTGCTGCAGGGCATTACCGACGATGCCGAGCGCCGTGCCGTGCTAGGCGCGTACTGCCCGAACGTGCTCTTTCCCTTCACCCGCGAGGCGGTGAACGATTTCGTGCAGCGCGGGGGATTCCCGCAGATGCTGCTGCAGCCGGTGAACTTCGATGCTGTTTACCAGCAGCACCTGGCCCAGCAGGCCGATGGTGACGGAGACGGGATCCGACATTGA
- the grxC gene encoding glutaredoxin 3, translating to MHPPIQIYTTRYCPYCIMAKRLLQARGLAYDEIAVDDDPATRQAMTQRAGRRTVPQIFIGETHIGGCDDLHALDASGELSRLVQAN from the coding sequence ATGCATCCTCCCATCCAGATTTACACCACGCGATACTGTCCGTACTGCATCATGGCCAAGCGCCTGCTGCAGGCGCGCGGGCTGGCATACGACGAAATCGCGGTCGACGACGATCCGGCGACACGCCAGGCCATGACCCAGCGGGCCGGGCGACGGACCGTGCCGCAAATCTTCATCGGCGAAACGCATATCGGCGGTTGTGATGATTTGCATGCCCTGGACGCCAGCGGCGAATTGTCGCGACTGGTGCAGGCGAACTAG
- a CDS encoding rhodanese-like domain-containing protein: MDLILDFLARHPVLTTAFIVVLVAVIGNEIAIALRSGHKLSPADAVRLINDREPVIVDVRSQADYRKGHIIGALNLPLARIGDADKELAKHKSKPVLLYCAIGTAAGAAREKLLKQGWDEVFPLRGGLNAWQGAGLPVTKGR; this comes from the coding sequence ATGGACTTGATACTCGACTTCCTGGCCCGGCACCCGGTCCTGACCACGGCCTTCATTGTCGTGCTCGTTGCGGTGATCGGCAACGAGATCGCCATCGCGTTGCGCTCGGGGCACAAGCTGTCACCGGCTGATGCGGTGCGCCTGATCAATGACCGCGAGCCGGTCATTGTGGATGTGCGCTCCCAAGCCGACTACCGCAAGGGCCACATCATTGGTGCTCTCAACCTGCCGCTTGCGCGAATCGGTGATGCCGACAAGGAACTCGCCAAGCATAAGAGCAAGCCGGTGCTGTTGTACTGCGCCATCGGCACCGCCGCCGGGGCTGCGCGCGAGAAACTGCTCAAGCAGGGCTGGGACGAGGTGTTCCCACTACGCGGTGGCCTCAACGCCTGGCAGGGAGCCGGCTTGCCCGTTACCAAGGGGCGTTAA
- a CDS encoding murein hydrolase activator EnvC family protein — MQSTGLSHSPASGRRPALGCRRLLVVLLGACLLLSMPASRAQDDDRMAENAAELERVRARLQALKKEVDRDRSRRGQLFAELEATETRIGELASTMRALQSDIDSEQTRMQATRRDRDAALGDMEREREALKHQIRAAYQIGRQGRTKLLLNQEDPAAIGRVLTYYDYLAKARSQRIQAFAEAARTLRGLESRLAQEIKSLEALYAKRKRSLEALESTRTQRETAVANLEAKIRDSVLQVRQLEADEAQLTDLLASLKDVLADIPLNLDDDQPITQRRGAVDWPVRGRLLAGFGQPKAGNIRWKGLWIAAEEGTPVQAVASGRVAYVGWMHRYGVLVILEHDDDWYSLYGHNQTAFVQVGEWVRQGESVGAAGNSGGHRNSGLYFELRKGQRPVDPIRWLAAR; from the coding sequence GTGCAAAGCACAGGATTATCGCACTCGCCTGCATCGGGTAGAAGGCCGGCCCTCGGTTGCCGCCGCCTGCTCGTCGTGTTGCTGGGCGCCTGCCTGCTGCTGTCGATGCCCGCCAGCCGGGCCCAGGACGACGACCGTATGGCAGAGAATGCGGCCGAGCTCGAGCGCGTCCGGGCCCGCCTACAGGCCCTGAAGAAAGAGGTGGATCGCGACCGATCGCGCAGAGGGCAGCTCTTTGCGGAGCTCGAGGCCACCGAGACTCGGATTGGTGAACTGGCATCGACCATGCGCGCCCTGCAGTCCGACATCGACAGCGAGCAGACCCGCATGCAGGCCACCCGCCGGGATCGCGATGCGGCGCTGGGTGACATGGAGCGCGAGCGCGAGGCGCTGAAACACCAGATTCGCGCGGCCTATCAAATCGGCCGCCAGGGCCGCACCAAACTGCTGCTGAATCAGGAGGACCCGGCTGCCATCGGGCGCGTGCTGACCTATTACGACTATCTGGCCAAAGCCCGCAGCCAGCGCATCCAAGCCTTTGCGGAAGCGGCCCGCACCCTACGCGGGTTGGAGTCCCGGCTGGCACAGGAAATCAAATCGCTCGAAGCCTTGTATGCCAAACGCAAACGATCACTGGAGGCGCTGGAGTCGACAAGGACGCAACGCGAGACCGCGGTGGCCAACCTGGAGGCGAAGATTCGCGACTCCGTGCTGCAGGTGCGCCAGCTGGAGGCCGATGAGGCCCAGCTCACCGACCTGCTGGCCAGCCTCAAGGATGTGCTGGCCGACATCCCGCTGAATCTCGACGACGATCAACCCATCACCCAGCGCCGCGGCGCGGTGGACTGGCCGGTACGCGGCCGCCTGCTGGCCGGATTCGGTCAGCCCAAGGCGGGCAATATCCGTTGGAAGGGCCTCTGGATTGCCGCCGAAGAGGGCACCCCGGTCCAAGCCGTGGCCAGCGGCCGGGTCGCCTATGTCGGGTGGATGCACCGCTATGGCGTCCTCGTCATTCTTGAACATGACGACGACTGGTATTCCTTGTACGGTCACAATCAGACCGCTTTTGTGCAGGTGGGCGAGTGGGTGCGCCAAGGCGAATCGGTCGGCGCGGCCGGCAACAGCGGCGGACACCGCAACAGCGGGCTGTACTTCGAACTACGCAAGGGCCAAAGACCGGTGGACCCGATCCGCTGGCTGGCCGCGCGTTGA
- a CDS encoding S41 family peptidase, whose product MTNPVKAALLLSTGAALGMLLTLSQGVFAGRETTSELPLSELQTFVEILNRVQQDYVEQVDDDTLLESAIRGMLSGLDPHSAYLDADEFKDITISTSGKFGGLGIEVQGQNGFVRVIAPIDDTPAQRAGVEAGDLIIKVNEKPVKGLTLTESVRLMRGEPGTKVTLEVLREGESQPLQIDIVRDIIEVRSVRSRMLEPGYGYLRISTFTGGTGRLLEEELQKLRERNEGALRGLVLDLRTNPGGVLNAAVDVSDAFLGKGKIVSIKGRSDQANRIFNATPGDLLDGAPVVVLINEASASASEIVAGALQDHHRAVLVGAKTFGKGSVQTIVPLKNDAAIKLTTARYYTPSGRSIQAEGIDPDIVLERVKVEKRDGPRAITEADLAGRLDNDQDSDETADDNAIESDPNLAENDFGLFEALNILKGLSILEQARR is encoded by the coding sequence ATGACCAACCCCGTCAAAGCCGCGCTACTGCTCAGCACAGGCGCCGCACTGGGTATGCTGCTCACGCTGTCACAGGGCGTGTTTGCAGGCCGCGAAACCACATCCGAGCTTCCCCTGTCGGAGCTCCAGACCTTTGTGGAGATTCTCAACCGCGTTCAACAGGACTACGTGGAACAGGTTGACGACGACACGCTGCTGGAGTCGGCGATTCGCGGCATGCTGTCTGGCCTGGACCCGCACTCGGCGTATCTGGATGCCGACGAGTTCAAGGACATCACCATCTCGACCTCCGGCAAGTTCGGCGGCCTCGGCATTGAGGTACAGGGTCAGAACGGATTTGTTCGTGTGATCGCGCCGATTGATGACACGCCGGCACAACGCGCGGGTGTCGAGGCGGGCGACCTGATCATCAAGGTCAATGAAAAGCCGGTCAAAGGGCTGACGCTCACCGAATCCGTCCGCCTGATGCGGGGCGAACCCGGCACCAAGGTCACGCTGGAAGTCCTGCGAGAAGGCGAGTCGCAGCCGCTGCAAATCGACATCGTCCGCGACATTATCGAGGTCCGCAGCGTGCGCTCGCGCATGCTCGAACCCGGCTACGGATACCTGCGCATCTCCACATTCACCGGCGGCACAGGCCGGCTGCTAGAAGAGGAGTTGCAAAAACTGCGCGAGCGCAATGAGGGTGCGCTGCGCGGCTTGGTGCTGGATTTGCGGACCAACCCTGGCGGCGTGCTGAATGCTGCTGTGGATGTCTCCGACGCGTTTCTCGGCAAGGGCAAGATCGTGTCAATCAAGGGACGCAGCGATCAGGCCAACCGCATCTTCAACGCCACGCCGGGCGATCTGCTCGACGGCGCCCCGGTTGTGGTCCTGATAAACGAGGCCTCAGCATCCGCCTCGGAAATCGTCGCCGGCGCGTTGCAGGATCATCACCGTGCGGTGTTGGTCGGTGCCAAGACCTTTGGCAAAGGCTCGGTCCAGACCATCGTGCCGCTGAAAAACGACGCGGCGATCAAGTTGACCACCGCGCGGTACTACACTCCCTCTGGGCGCTCCATCCAAGCCGAGGGAATCGATCCGGATATCGTGCTGGAGCGCGTCAAGGTCGAGAAGCGGGATGGCCCACGCGCCATTACCGAAGCGGACTTGGCCGGTCGCCTGGACAACGACCAGGACAGCGACGAAACCGCTGACGACAACGCGATTGAGTCCGACCCCAACCTCGCCGAGAATGATTTCGGCTTGTTCGAAGCGCTCAACATTCTGAAGGGCCTGTCCATTCTGGAGCAGGCACGGCGCTAG
- a CDS encoding divergent polysaccharide deacetylase family protein gives MKGFGDITTWALGGLLALAAATVQARPQIAIIIDDLGYGQVSGQRVLDLPGPVACAFIPDAPHSPRQAQQAHVAGKEVMLHLPMEPQNGARAHPTTLTTHSTADDVEQMLHRAMRDIPHVVGVNNHQGSLLTEQTTHMRWLMDAMDAYPHLYFVDSMTTPRSVALRSAQAALIPSTRRNVFLDHVRSRPAIEAEFDRLLRVAERHGSALAIGHPYDETLAVLEARLPELEARGIDLVPVSGLIRLRTAQRSDQSWRVSLRLGGEPKATMPVRTLRAAN, from the coding sequence GTGAAGGGATTCGGGGACATCACGACTTGGGCGCTGGGCGGGTTGCTGGCGCTTGCTGCGGCCACCGTGCAGGCACGCCCGCAGATTGCCATCATCATTGACGACCTGGGCTACGGGCAGGTGTCTGGGCAACGTGTACTCGACTTACCGGGCCCCGTGGCCTGCGCGTTCATTCCGGATGCCCCGCACTCCCCACGCCAGGCTCAACAAGCCCATGTGGCCGGCAAGGAAGTCATGCTGCATCTACCGATGGAGCCGCAGAACGGCGCCCGGGCGCACCCGACGACGCTGACCACGCACAGCACGGCCGATGATGTGGAGCAGATGCTGCACCGGGCCATGCGCGACATCCCCCACGTGGTCGGCGTGAACAACCACCAGGGCAGCCTGCTCACCGAACAGACCACGCATATGCGCTGGCTGATGGATGCGATGGATGCCTATCCGCACCTGTACTTTGTCGACAGCATGACCACACCGCGCAGCGTCGCATTGCGCAGTGCCCAGGCAGCGCTCATCCCGAGCACCCGCCGGAACGTGTTTCTCGACCATGTCCGCAGCCGGCCCGCCATCGAAGCCGAATTCGACCGGTTGCTACGCGTGGCCGAACGCCACGGCAGCGCCCTGGCCATCGGGCATCCCTACGACGAAACGCTTGCGGTGCTGGAAGCGCGCCTTCCGGAATTGGAAGCACGCGGGATCGATCTGGTCCCAGTTAGCGGCCTGATCCGGCTACGGACGGCCCAACGCAGCGACCAGTCTTGGCGGGTCAGCCTGCGCCTCGGCGGCGAGCCGAAAGCCACAATGCCAGTCCGGACCCTGCGAGCAGCCAACTAA
- the ubiB gene encoding ubiquinone biosynthesis regulatory protein kinase UbiB: protein MLSPLQWRRLWQIRRVYRRYGLAEALGRPVRRSFPDPVGVRLRKALEELGPVFVKFGQALSTRPDILPPELASELSKLQDQVPPFPGAEARALVEAAIGKPVGQVFAMFDDKPLASASIAQVHAARLPGEDGEAGFDVVVKVVRPGIEAQIRRDVELLHGLAQMAEWFSPLAPRLRPKEVVAEYEKVIFDELDLLREAANASQLRRNWLGSEMIYHPLVVWDLCRPNVMVMERLNGLPVDEVAELRRRNVNIQLLAERGVEIFFREVFFFNFFHADMHPGNVFVDPSDPENPRWLALDFGIVGSLTPEDQRYLAENFVAFFDQDYRRVAELHVESGWVPRSTRVDEFEGAIRSVCEPIFNRPLSELSFGVFLLRLFEVARRFDMQVQPQLVLLQKTILQVEGLGRQLYPDLDLWKTAKPLMTEWMQERLSPKRAMAELRRHGPQLVESLPRMLARLGTDEAGASVTREELDRSLQTLVREQRRNRRVVIGATLMLGALIVFGLDGYRPVIWNGVPSISWLLAGSGLALWLSARRRGAG from the coding sequence ATGCTCTCACCACTACAATGGCGCCGGCTCTGGCAGATTCGGCGCGTCTACCGTCGCTACGGCCTGGCCGAGGCGCTGGGCCGTCCGGTTCGCCGCAGCTTTCCCGACCCCGTGGGCGTGCGCCTGCGCAAGGCGCTGGAGGAGCTCGGGCCGGTTTTCGTCAAGTTCGGCCAGGCCTTGTCCACGCGGCCTGACATTCTGCCGCCGGAGCTGGCGAGCGAGTTGTCCAAGCTGCAGGACCAGGTGCCACCGTTCCCCGGTGCCGAGGCGCGTGCGCTCGTAGAGGCCGCAATCGGCAAGCCGGTGGGGCAGGTGTTCGCCATGTTCGACGACAAGCCACTGGCGTCGGCGTCCATCGCCCAGGTGCACGCGGCGCGGTTGCCGGGCGAAGACGGCGAGGCCGGGTTCGACGTGGTGGTCAAGGTGGTGCGGCCCGGCATTGAAGCCCAGATTCGGCGCGATGTGGAGTTGTTGCACGGGCTTGCCCAGATGGCCGAGTGGTTCTCGCCGCTGGCGCCCCGGCTGCGGCCCAAGGAGGTCGTGGCCGAATACGAAAAGGTGATCTTCGACGAGCTGGATTTGCTGCGAGAGGCGGCCAATGCGAGTCAGCTGCGCCGCAACTGGCTGGGCAGCGAAATGATTTATCACCCGCTGGTGGTCTGGGACCTCTGCCGGCCGAACGTCATGGTCATGGAGCGGCTCAATGGCCTGCCGGTGGATGAGGTGGCGGAACTGCGCCGGCGCAACGTCAACATCCAGTTGCTGGCCGAGCGCGGGGTCGAGATCTTCTTCCGCGAGGTGTTCTTCTTCAATTTCTTCCATGCCGACATGCATCCCGGCAACGTTTTCGTGGACCCGAGCGATCCGGAGAATCCGCGCTGGCTAGCGCTGGATTTCGGCATCGTCGGCTCATTGACGCCCGAGGATCAGCGCTACCTCGCCGAGAACTTCGTCGCGTTCTTTGACCAGGACTATCGGCGGGTTGCCGAGCTGCATGTGGAGTCCGGCTGGGTGCCGCGCAGCACGCGCGTTGACGAGTTTGAGGGCGCCATTCGTTCCGTTTGCGAACCCATTTTCAACCGGCCGCTCAGCGAACTGTCGTTTGGCGTATTCCTGCTCCGCCTGTTCGAGGTGGCGCGGCGATTCGACATGCAGGTGCAGCCACAGCTGGTGTTGTTGCAGAAGACGATTCTGCAGGTCGAGGGGCTGGGTCGGCAGCTTTATCCAGATCTGGATTTGTGGAAGACGGCCAAGCCGCTGATGACCGAATGGATGCAGGAGCGCCTGAGTCCCAAACGGGCCATGGCCGAGTTGCGTCGGCACGGCCCGCAGCTGGTGGAATCACTGCCCCGGATGCTGGCGCGGCTGGGTACGGATGAGGCAGGCGCTTCGGTGACGCGGGAAGAGCTGGATCGTAGCCTGCAAACACTGGTGCGCGAGCAGCGCCGCAATCGCCGGGTCGTGATCGGCGCCACGCTGATGCTGGGGGCGCTCATCGTTTTCGGCCTGGATGGTTACCGCCCGGTGATCTGGAACGGCGTACCGTCGATTAGTTGGCTGCTCGCAGGGTCCGGACTGGCATTGTGGCTTTCGGCTCGCCGCCGAGGCGCAGGCTGA
- a CDS encoding serine hydrolase domain-containing protein has protein sequence MTRINRLQHAALAMVVMLLGACASTPPPPLPQSSPQSALDGPVRALMDREQVQGLAMAVIRNGQVRQLAVYGYQDVASGIPLRESSVLAAASWTKTAVAYRVLQLADQRRLDLDAGPTSILRNPLPQYQRADADYSDLKADARWRAWSPRILLTHGSGLANFRHFEPDGRLRIHFDPGTRYAYSGEGYQILQFMLEQGLGLRLARTMEREVFTPLGMLDTSLVWQPRYALRAATGYDAQGQAQPFDQRPRADAAGSMASTIADQARFWAALVRGDGLSQWARSELVRPQRVIATPHQFPTLTEDLSAPYAAIGLAAGLGVITYQGPAGQVWFKGGHDVGTGNLAVCVEATGDCVVMMSNDVRAERIYRDITRQVLGDIGFPWRWEYGWLSPDP, from the coding sequence ATGACGCGAATCAACCGACTGCAGCATGCCGCTTTGGCCATGGTTGTCATGCTGCTGGGCGCCTGCGCATCCACGCCCCCGCCTCCGTTGCCGCAGAGTTCACCGCAGTCGGCACTGGATGGCCCTGTACGCGCGCTTATGGACCGAGAGCAGGTGCAAGGGCTGGCGATGGCGGTGATCCGCAATGGCCAGGTCCGGCAACTGGCCGTGTATGGGTATCAGGACGTCGCCAGCGGCATTCCGCTGCGTGAATCGAGCGTCTTGGCCGCGGCGTCCTGGACCAAGACCGCGGTGGCCTACCGCGTGCTGCAACTGGCGGATCAGCGGCGGCTGGACCTCGACGCCGGGCCGACATCGATCCTGCGCAATCCGCTCCCCCAGTATCAACGCGCAGACGCCGACTACTCGGACCTCAAGGCCGACGCGCGCTGGCGGGCATGGAGCCCGCGCATCCTGCTGACACATGGCAGCGGTCTGGCGAACTTCAGGCATTTTGAGCCAGATGGTCGCCTGCGCATTCATTTCGACCCCGGCACCCGCTACGCCTATTCCGGGGAGGGTTACCAGATTCTGCAGTTCATGTTGGAGCAGGGTTTGGGCCTGCGTCTGGCGCGGACCATGGAACGCGAGGTGTTCACGCCGCTGGGCATGCTGGATACCAGCCTTGTCTGGCAGCCACGCTACGCCTTGCGGGCGGCCACCGGCTATGACGCGCAAGGGCAGGCGCAGCCGTTCGACCAGCGACCACGTGCCGACGCCGCCGGGTCCATGGCATCGACCATTGCCGACCAGGCCCGGTTCTGGGCGGCGCTGGTGCGCGGTGACGGGCTTAGCCAGTGGGCACGATCGGAGCTGGTCCGGCCCCAGCGGGTCATCGCCACGCCGCACCAGTTCCCCACGCTGACCGAGGATCTCTCGGCACCCTATGCGGCGATCGGGTTGGCTGCGGGGTTGGGCGTGATCACCTACCAGGGGCCTGCGGGGCAGGTCTGGTTCAAGGGCGGGCACGATGTCGGGACCGGCAATCTGGCTGTTTGCGTCGAGGCCACCGGTGATTGTGTGGTTATGATGTCGAACGATGTTCGCGCCGAACGCATCTACCGCGACATCACGCGGCAGGTGCTGGGTGACATCGGTTTTCCCTGGCGCTGGGAATACGGCTGGCTGTCACCCGATCCCTGA
- a CDS encoding EAL domain-containing protein → MAQVAQQRTLEDGELVFAEGDVGDVAYLVDQGSVEVFTGQGDTRTVFATLGPGEIVGEMALIDTRPRSASVRSIGMTRLTVISREGLNDRLESVDAMVQLVLHSMLGRFRLAMHRVREGEQAPAPPRVPESEALPVMPGDAALRHGVLQQSRMEARLREAIRTDGLQMLYQPIVQLPLGKTVGYEALVRWPQEDGRVISPADFIPLAEQTSLILELDAWVLRRSCEQAVEHAGAMRRGYVSVNLSGRQFAQPSAFDLVASTLEATGLPPERLQIELTEGVIMSDPEYAAQLLDRFQALGISIAIDDFGTGYSSLAYLHHFSADVLKLDLSFAREVRRGPNGARIVRAIAAMAEELGLRVVAEGIEAEAEGRQLYKLGCGWGQGYAYGRPVCFSEQAEGGA, encoded by the coding sequence ATGGCGCAAGTGGCACAGCAGCGCACGCTGGAAGACGGGGAACTGGTCTTTGCCGAAGGGGATGTCGGCGACGTGGCCTATTTGGTGGACCAGGGCTCGGTTGAGGTCTTTACCGGCCAGGGCGACACGCGGACGGTCTTCGCGACGCTGGGCCCCGGTGAAATTGTCGGCGAGATGGCGTTGATCGACACCCGGCCGCGTTCGGCCAGTGTGCGATCCATCGGCATGACCCGGCTGACGGTGATCAGTCGTGAAGGTCTGAACGATCGCCTGGAATCGGTGGATGCCATGGTGCAGCTCGTGCTGCATAGCATGCTCGGCCGCTTTCGCCTCGCCATGCACCGCGTCAGGGAGGGCGAGCAGGCGCCCGCTCCGCCCCGGGTTCCAGAATCCGAAGCGCTCCCCGTCATGCCGGGCGATGCCGCATTGCGTCACGGTGTCCTGCAGCAAAGTCGAATGGAGGCGCGGTTGCGGGAGGCGATCCGGACGGATGGTCTGCAAATGCTCTACCAGCCCATTGTGCAGCTTCCCCTGGGCAAGACCGTGGGCTACGAGGCGCTGGTGCGTTGGCCGCAGGAAGATGGGCGCGTCATTTCCCCGGCAGACTTTATTCCGCTGGCCGAGCAGACTTCCCTGATTCTCGAACTGGATGCTTGGGTGTTGCGCCGATCCTGTGAGCAGGCGGTTGAGCATGCCGGGGCGATGCGGCGCGGGTATGTCAGTGTGAATCTGTCCGGGCGTCAGTTCGCACAGCCCTCGGCCTTCGACCTGGTGGCCAGTACGCTGGAGGCCACCGGGTTGCCGCCGGAGCGGCTGCAAATCGAGCTGACCGAGGGCGTGATCATGAGCGATCCGGAGTATGCCGCCCAGCTGTTGGACCGTTTTCAGGCGCTGGGCATTTCGATTGCCATTGATGATTTTGGTACCGGCTACTCCTCGCTGGCCTATCTGCACCATTTTTCGGCCGATGTGCTGAAGCTGGACCTCAGCTTTGCGCGGGAGGTCCGGCGCGGACCCAATGGCGCGCGAATCGTCCGTGCCATTGCTGCCATGGCCGAGGAACTTGGGCTGCGGGTGGTCGCTGAGGGCATTGAGGCCGAAGCCGAGGGGCGACAGCTCTACAAGCTGGGCTGTGGCTGGGGGCAGGGCTACGCCTATGGCCGGCCGGTGTGCTTTTCCGAGCAGGCTGAGGGTGGCGCGTGA
- a CDS encoding 5'-nucleotidase has translation MPYYIEDKLVIAVSSSALFDLSESHEVFVRQGRKAYKAFQEQHQDKPLGKGVAFPFIKRFLALNQRFPDDLPVEVVLLSRNSASTGKRVFRSIQHHGLDITRAAFMEGESPYEYIPAFNASLFLTANEDDVRSAIAAGHPAGLALPSAEVNDDQNDVGMLRIAFDFDGVIADDEAETVFKGGDLDAFVEHEVEKSAIPHRPGPLADLFRKLSQLQHLEDDALERDPSYQRALVTAIVTARNAPAHERVIHTLESWGVSANKTFFLGGMEKHRVLSRFKPHIFFDDQRGHLQSGTGDIAMVHIPFGIANRSAIDG, from the coding sequence ATGCCGTACTACATCGAAGACAAGCTGGTGATCGCCGTGTCGTCCAGCGCGCTATTCGACTTGTCCGAGTCGCATGAGGTCTTCGTCCGGCAGGGGCGCAAGGCCTACAAGGCCTTTCAGGAGCAACATCAGGACAAACCGCTGGGCAAGGGCGTGGCGTTTCCGTTCATCAAGCGGTTTCTGGCGCTGAACCAACGCTTTCCCGATGACCTGCCGGTCGAGGTGGTCCTGCTATCACGCAACTCGGCATCCACGGGCAAGCGCGTGTTTCGCTCCATCCAGCACCATGGTCTGGACATCACGCGCGCGGCATTTATGGAAGGCGAATCGCCCTACGAATACATCCCGGCCTTCAATGCGTCGTTATTTCTGACCGCGAACGAGGATGACGTGCGCAGTGCGATTGCCGCGGGCCACCCCGCCGGCCTGGCCCTGCCCAGCGCGGAGGTCAATGATGACCAGAACGATGTGGGCATGCTGCGCATCGCCTTCGACTTCGATGGCGTCATCGCCGACGACGAGGCCGAAACGGTATTCAAGGGCGGCGATCTGGACGCCTTCGTGGAACACGAAGTTGAAAAATCCGCGATCCCCCATCGACCGGGGCCGCTAGCCGACCTGTTCCGCAAGCTGTCGCAGCTACAGCACCTGGAGGACGACGCCCTGGAACGCGACCCCAGCTATCAGCGGGCGCTGGTCACGGCCATTGTCACCGCGCGCAATGCGCCGGCTCATGAACGCGTCATCCATACCCTGGAAAGCTGGGGCGTCAGCGCCAACAAGACCTTCTTCCTGGGCGGCATGGAGAAACACCGGGTCTTGTCGCGCTTCAAACCGCACATCTTTTTCGATGATCAGCGCGGTCATCTGCAGTCTGGGACAGGGGATATCGCCATGGTCCACATCCCGTTCGGGATCGCCAACCGGTCGGCCATCGACGGCTAA
- a CDS encoding HD domain-containing protein — MTALDQALAFLVEADRLKSVDRQTWLTDASRQENAAEHSWHAALTAMVLAPFAREPIQVDRAIRMLLLHDLVEIDAGDTFLYDAVASADQAERECAAADRLFGLLPADQSRADRALWDEFEAGQTPDARFAKAVDRVNPVMLNLATQGKGWRAHGIRLEQVLARNAGIAGPLPAVWDWLRARLEQAVVAGWLQP, encoded by the coding sequence GTGACGGCGCTGGATCAGGCGCTGGCGTTTCTGGTCGAGGCTGATCGGCTCAAGTCGGTGGATCGCCAGACCTGGCTGACCGACGCGTCGCGCCAGGAAAACGCCGCCGAGCACTCCTGGCACGCGGCATTGACCGCGATGGTCCTGGCCCCGTTTGCCCGCGAGCCCATCCAGGTGGATCGCGCGATCCGCATGCTGCTGCTACACGATCTGGTGGAGATCGATGCGGGCGACACCTTCTTATACGACGCCGTGGCCAGCGCTGATCAGGCCGAGCGCGAATGCGCGGCGGCCGATCGCTTGTTCGGGCTGCTCCCAGCAGACCAGTCTCGGGCCGACCGCGCGCTCTGGGACGAATTCGAAGCCGGCCAGACCCCGGATGCCCGCTTTGCCAAGGCCGTGGACCGGGTCAACCCGGTGATGCTGAATCTCGCAACCCAGGGCAAGGGATGGCGCGCGCACGGGATTCGGTTGGAGCAGGTGTTGGCGCGTAACGCCGGCATTGCAGGGCCGCTTCCGGCGGTCTGGGACTGGCTGCGTGCACGGCTGGAACAGGCCGTGGTGGCGGGCTGGCTGCAACCTTAG